From Corvus moneduloides isolate bCorMon1 chromosome 2, bCorMon1.pri, whole genome shotgun sequence, one genomic window encodes:
- the FUT4 gene encoding alpha-(1,3)-fucosyltransferase 4: protein MAGRGGGGSGTSPPPGPGVGAERRRRQQPQPQDALPGPGAAGALRGPERRQRAAGMDAAPRRCPSCCWRRWRRRLRGRRWALAAGLLGAAAALALYSALPEPARADGEAVTVLLWWEPFGRPRRLPDCRRRYNISGCRLSADRSRFGEAQAVLFHHRDLARHGAQGLPRGFPPRPPRQRWVWMNFESPSHSPGLRGLAGLFNWTMSYRRDSDVFVPYGYLYVPPAPRPFVLPRKTRLVAWVISNWNEEHARVRYYRQLKEHLPIDVYGARGLALAEGGLVETVSAYKFYLAFENSQHTDYITEKLWRNAFSASAVPVVLGPRRANYERFIPPDSFIHVDDFPSPRLLATYLKFLDKNKPNYRRYFAWRKKYEVHVTSFWDEHFCKVCETVRAAGNQIKTVRNLASWFES from the coding sequence ATGGCCGGGAGGGGGGGCGGTGGCAGCGGCACCTccccgccgccggggccgggggtgggggcagagcggcggcggcggcagcagccccagccccaggatgcgctgcccggccccggcgccgccgGTGCCCTGCGAGGGCCAGAGCGGCGTCAGCGGGCGGCAGGGATGGATGCGGCCCCGCGGcgctgccccagctgctgctggcggcggtggcggcggcggctgcgcgGGCGGCGGTGGGCGCTGGCGGCCGGGCTGCTGGGCGCCGCCGCGGCGCTCGCCCTGTACTCGGCGCTGCCCGAGCCGGCCCGGGCGGACGGCGAGGCGGTGACCgtgctgctgtggtgggagcCCTTCGGCCGCCCGCGGCGCTTGCCCGACTGCCGGCGGCGCTACAACATCAGCGGCTGCCGCCTCAGCGCCGACCGCAGCCGGTTCGGCGAGGCGCAGGCGGTGCTGTTCCACCACCGCGACCTGGCGCGGCACGGCGCCCAGGGGCTGCCCCGCGGGTTCCCGCCGCGGCCCCCGCGGCAGCGCTGGGTGTGGATGAACTTCGAGTCGCCGTCGCACTCGCCCGGCCTGCGGGGGCTGGCCGGGCTCTTCAACTGGACCATGTCCTACCGCCGCGACTCCGACGTATTCGTGCCCTACGGGTACCTCTACGTCCCGCCGGCGCCCCGGCCCTTCGTCCTGCCCCGCAAGACACGGCTGGTGGCCTGGGTCATCAGCAACTGGAACGAGGAGCACGCCCGGGTGCGCTACTACCGCCAGCTGAAGGAGCACCTGCCCATCGACGTGTACGGGGCGCGGGGGCTGGCGCTGGCCGAGGGCGGCCTGGTGGAGACCGTCTCAGCCTACAAGTTCTACCTGGCTTTCGAGAACTCCCAGCACACCGACTACATCACTGAGAAGCTCTGGAGAAACGCCTTCTCCGCCAGCGCCGTGCCCGTCGTCCTGGGACCCCGCAGGGCCAACTACGAGCGCTTCATTCCCCCCGACTCCTTCATCCACGTTGACGACTTCCCCAGCCCCCGGCTACTGGCCACCTACCTGAAATTCCTcgataaaaacaaaccaaactacAGGCGGTACTTTGCCTGGAGGAAGAAGTACGAAGTCCACGTCACCTCCTTCTGGGATGAGCATTTCTGCAAGGTCTGCGAGACTGTTCGGGCAGCTGGGAATCAAATCAAGACTGTTCGAAATCTGGCCAGCTGGTTTGAAAGCTGA